One Dehalococcoidia bacterium genomic window, GGAGGCGGATTCGACGGGGGAACAGAGCCGCCCGGGTCACCGCCGTCTTCCAGACCGGGTATCGTCGTCCTGGTGGTGGACGCGCAGCCCGACTCTCCTCAGGCCTTCGACGTGGCCAGCGACCTGCCCTCCTGCCAGTCCCTCGTCCTGGACGACGACGCCACCTCGGCCACGCCCTCGTCCCGCGCCTGCGGCCCTGTCCCGCCGGGCGTGTACGCCATCGTCCCGCAGGCGCCGCCGGGCTGGGTTCTGGCCGGCGGCACCTGCGACAACGGAAGCCCCCTCTCGGCGGTCAGGGTCGAGGCGGGCAGCGCAGTGGTCTGCACCCTCGTCTTTCGCGCCGCCCAGAGCTACGTCCGCGCTGACGTAGACTGCGACGACCGGACGACGGCCCAGGACGTTTTCAACCTGATGCGGGGCCTGCTGGGCATGCCCCTGCAGCTCCCGCAGGGCTGCCCCGCTCCCGGCGACGGCGCGGCCGCCGTCATCTGGGGCGATGTGAACTGTGACGGACGGGTCAACTCGGCCGATGCCCTGGCCATCCTCAGGGCACTGGAGGGCCTCACCCCCCTGCCCAGCGCCCCCTGCCCCGGGCCCTGACGGTCACAGCTCGCGGCTGTCCAAGACAATGGTGACGGGGCCGTCGTTGACCAGCTCCACCTGCATGAGGGCGCCGAAGCGGCCCGTTCGGGTGGGGACGCCCAGCTCCCGCAGGGCCTGGGCGTAGGCATCCACCAGGGGCGCTGCCTCCTGGGGAGGGGCTGCCTGGGTGAAGCTGGGGCGGCGTCCCTTGCGGCAATCGGCCAGCAGCGTGAACTGACTCACCACCAGGGCCTCGCCCCCCACGTCCAGAAGGGAGAGGTTGAACTTGCTGTGAGCGTCGGCGAAGATGCGGAGCTCCGCCGTTTTTCTGGCCAGCTTGCGCGCATCGGCCTCGCTGTCGCCCTGGGCCACCCCCAGCAACACCAGCAGGCCGGGGCCGATGCTGGCCACCGTCTCGCCGTCCACCGTCACCGAGGCGCGGCGGACTCGCTGCAGCACCGCCTTCATGGTCGCCCCGGCATGGACGCAACGCGCCCCCTCTCTGCAGGGGGCGTAGGGGCCCTGTCGTCCCGGGTCCGGGCGGCCCTAGGAAGCCGTGGACTCGGCCTTGGCCTCGTCCTTGCTCTCCGATTCCTCAGAGCGGTGGCCGTTCTTACGGTTGTCGGTGCTGTAGAAGCCCGGCCCCTTGAAGATGATGGCCGGCGGGCTGAAGAGGCGGCGGGCCGTGCTGCCGCAGTTGGGGCACTCCTGCTCCACGGGGGCATCGAACCCCTCCCAGCGCTCGTACTGGTGGCCCTGGGAGCAACGGTACTCGTAGATGGGCACGGCTCCTACCTCCTTTCCCGGCTGCCAGGATGAGAGGCCACGGGGTCCGAGTCCATTATAGGGGGCAGATTGTGAATTTGGCAACGCAAACCTTGCCCGAGGGCGCAGCATGACCGAAGATAGCCCCTGTGCTATACTGCCCTGCGGAGAGTCCGGGAGGAGGTAGGACAGCTTGCCGTCGGCGGTATCCATGAAGTCCCTTCTGGAGGCCGGAGTGCACTTCGGCCACCAGACGCGGCGCTGGAACCCCAAGATGCGCCGCTACATCTATACCCAGCGCAACGGCATCCACATTATCGACCTGCAGAAGACGGTCCAGAAGCTGGAGGAGGCCCTCAACTTCGTGCGGGAGACGGTGGCCCAGGGGGGCACCATCCTCTTCGTGGGCACCAAGCGCCAGGCCCAGGAGATAGTGGAGCAGGAGGCCAGGCGCTGCGGCATGCCCTACGTCAACACCCGCTGGCTGGGGGGCACCCTCACCAACTTCCAGACCATCCAGGCCCGCATCGACTACCTGGTGCGGCTGGAGGACGCCAAGGCACGGGGTGAGCTGGCCCGCCTCACCAAGAAGGAGGCGGCCCGCCTGGAGGACAAGATAGCCAAACTCAACCGCCACCTGGCCGGCATAAAGGAGATGACCCGCCTGCCCTCGGCCCTCTACGTCATCGACCCTGGACGCGAGTACATCGCCGTGGCCGAGGCGCGACGGGTGGGCATCCCCATCGTGGCCATGGTGGACACCAACTGCGACCCCGACCTCATCGACTACCCCATCCCAGCCAACGACGACGCTGTCCGTGCCATCAAGCTCATAACCGGCCTGGTGGCCGACGCCGTCTTGGAGGGGCTGGCCGAGCGGGAGGCCAGGGCCAAGGTGGAGATGGAGGCGGGCGAGGAGGAGCTGGCCGCCCTGCGCGAGACGGGCTTCGTCTTCTCGCCCGACGAGGAAGGGGCTGTCCAGGAGCCCGCCCCCGAGGAGGGGTAGGGCCAGCCTGCAGCCTAACAGCCTGACGGGAGGTCCGGAAAGTGGCTGTCTCAGCCGAAGCGGTCAAGGCCCTGCGCGACATGACCGGGGCCGGCATGATGGACTGCAAGCGCGCCCTGGAGGAGGCTAACGGCGACCTGGAGCGGGCCAAGGAGATCCTGCGCCAGCGAGGGGTGGCCATCGCCGAGAGGCGGGCCGGCCGCCAGACGGCCCAGGGCCTGGTCTGGGCCTACGTCCACCATGACGGCCGAGTGGGCGCCCTGGTGGAGGTCAACTGCGAGACCGACTTCGTAGCCCGCACCGAGGAGTTCCGCGCCCTGGCCCAGGCCATCGCCCTGCAAGTGGCGGCCATGGCCCCCAAATACGTCTCCGAGGAGGAGATGCCGCCCGGCGAGGGCGACCCCCGAGAGCTGTGCCTTCTCTCCCAGCCCTACGTCCGTGACGAGTCCCGCACCATAGCCGACCTGGTGCGAGAGGTCATCGCCAAGACGGGGGAGAACGTGCGGGTGCGACGCTTCGCCCGCTTCGAGCTGGGCCGCTACGAAGACCCCGCAGCCTAGGGGTTGAAGGGCATGGCCGCGCCCAGATACGGCCGCGTCCTCATCAAGCTCAGTGGCGAGGCCCTCATGGGCGACCAGCCCTTCGGCATCGACCCCGATACCCTGAAGCAGATCGCCCGCCAGATCAAGGCGGTGGTGGACATGGGGGTGCAGGTGGCGGTGGTGGTGGGAGGAGGCAACATCTTCCGAGGCGCCCAGTTCGCCGCCCGC contains:
- the rpsB gene encoding 30S ribosomal protein S2, producing MKSLLEAGVHFGHQTRRWNPKMRRYIYTQRNGIHIIDLQKTVQKLEEALNFVRETVAQGGTILFVGTKRQAQEIVEQEARRCGMPYVNTRWLGGTLTNFQTIQARIDYLVRLEDAKARGELARLTKKEAARLEDKIAKLNRHLAGIKEMTRLPSALYVIDPGREYIAVAEARRVGIPIVAMVDTNCDPDLIDYPIPANDDAVRAIKLITGLVADAVLEGLAEREARAKVEMEAGEEELAALRETGFVFSPDEEGAVQEPAPEEG
- the dtd gene encoding D-aminoacyl-tRNA deacylase produces the protein MKAVLQRVRRASVTVDGETVASIGPGLLVLLGVAQGDSEADARKLARKTAELRIFADAHSKFNLSLLDVGGEALVVSQFTLLADCRKGRRPSFTQAAPPQEAAPLVDAYAQALRELGVPTRTGRFGALMQVELVNDGPVTIVLDSREL
- a CDS encoding zinc ribbon domain-containing protein, encoding MPIYEYRCSQGHQYERWEGFDAPVEQECPNCGSTARRLFSPPAIIFKGPGFYSTDNRKNGHRSEESESKDEAKAESTAS
- the tsf gene encoding translation elongation factor Ts, with the protein product MAVSAEAVKALRDMTGAGMMDCKRALEEANGDLERAKEILRQRGVAIAERRAGRQTAQGLVWAYVHHDGRVGALVEVNCETDFVARTEEFRALAQAIALQVAAMAPKYVSEEEMPPGEGDPRELCLLSQPYVRDESRTIADLVREVIAKTGENVRVRRFARFELGRYEDPAA